The Kitasatospora setae KM-6054 genome contains a region encoding:
- a CDS encoding acetyl-CoA C-acetyltransferase, producing the protein MTTSVIVAGARTPIGRLGGALAPLGAVELGAHAVKAALARAGVAPEQVEYVLMGQVLQAGLGQLPARQAAVAAGIPLDVPAVNVNKVCLSGIDAIATADLLIRSGAYEVVVAGGMESMTNAPLLLPGLRAGYRGAPPQLLDSATHDGLTDAFQHIPMGAATDRRGPALGLTRAEQDAYALESHRRAAEAQRAGRLDAEIAPIPVPQRRGAPLLVSADEGVRADSTPEQLARLAPSFDPGGTITAASSSPLSDGACALVLTSARKAAELGLEPLAEVGPHASVAGPDTSLHSQPSRAIRRLLDRTGLAVADLDLIEINEAFSAVALKSMKDLGIDSGRVNTDGGALALGHPIGMSGARLVLHLAHALKRRGGGTGAAALCGGGGQGDALLLTVPR; encoded by the coding sequence ATGACAACCTCGGTGATCGTCGCCGGAGCCCGCACCCCGATCGGCCGGCTCGGCGGCGCGCTGGCCCCGCTCGGCGCCGTCGAACTCGGCGCGCACGCCGTCAAGGCGGCCCTCGCCCGGGCCGGAGTCGCCCCCGAACAGGTCGAGTACGTGCTGATGGGCCAGGTGCTGCAGGCCGGGCTCGGCCAACTCCCGGCCCGGCAGGCCGCCGTGGCGGCCGGCATCCCGCTGGACGTGCCGGCGGTCAACGTGAACAAGGTCTGCCTGTCCGGCATCGACGCGATCGCCACCGCCGACCTGCTGATCCGCTCCGGCGCGTACGAGGTCGTCGTCGCGGGCGGCATGGAGTCGATGACCAACGCGCCCCTGCTGCTGCCCGGCCTGCGCGCCGGCTACCGGGGCGCCCCGCCGCAGCTGCTCGACAGCGCCACCCACGACGGCCTCACCGACGCCTTCCAGCACATCCCGATGGGCGCCGCCACCGACCGCCGGGGCCCCGCGCTCGGCCTCACCCGCGCCGAACAGGACGCCTACGCCCTGGAGTCGCACCGGCGCGCCGCCGAGGCGCAGCGGGCCGGCCGCCTCGACGCCGAGATCGCCCCGATCCCCGTCCCCCAGCGCCGGGGCGCCCCCCTGCTGGTCAGCGCCGACGAGGGCGTCCGGGCCGACAGCACCCCCGAGCAGCTCGCCCGCCTCGCCCCGTCCTTCGACCCCGGCGGCACCATCACCGCCGCCAGCTCCTCACCGCTCTCGGACGGCGCCTGCGCGCTCGTCCTGACCAGCGCGCGCAAGGCGGCCGAACTCGGCCTGGAGCCGCTCGCCGAGGTCGGCCCGCACGCCAGCGTGGCCGGGCCCGACACCTCCCTGCACTCCCAGCCCAGCCGGGCGATCCGGCGGCTGCTCGACCGGACCGGGCTCGCCGTCGCCGACCTCGACCTGATCGAGATCAACGAGGCGTTCTCCGCCGTCGCCCTGAAGTCCATGAAAGACCTGGGCATCGACTCCGGCCGGGTCAACACCGACGGCGGCGCCCTCGCCCTCGGCCACCCGATCGGCATGTCCGGAGCCCGCCTGGTGCTCCACCTCGCCCACGCCCTCAAGCGGCGCGGCGGCGGCACCGGCGCGGCCGCCCTCTGCGGCGGCGGCGGACAGGGCGACGCCCTGCTGCTCACCGTCCCGCGCTGA
- a CDS encoding TetR/AcrR family transcriptional regulator yields MTPPGRRTQQQRSEATTADLLSAARHLFAADGYATTSLDAVCERAGVSRGALYHHFRNKEALFLAVYEREQRALAAAIAEEFGRHLDPWEGLIAGCRVFLVRAHEPAVQRITIIDAPSALGWDAVRAVREDCRHMMRIGVSRAVRAGSIADRQVEALASLLHGALCEGAVAVACAPDPAATLEAVLAELVRLLDALAATPRA; encoded by the coding sequence GTGACACCACCCGGCCGCAGGACCCAGCAGCAGCGCTCCGAGGCGACCACCGCCGACCTCCTCTCCGCCGCCCGGCACCTGTTCGCCGCCGACGGCTACGCCACCACCTCCCTCGACGCCGTCTGCGAGCGGGCCGGGGTGTCGCGCGGGGCGCTGTACCACCACTTCCGCAACAAGGAGGCGCTGTTCCTCGCGGTGTACGAACGCGAGCAGCGCGCCCTGGCCGCCGCCATCGCCGAGGAGTTCGGCCGCCACCTGGACCCGTGGGAGGGCCTGATCGCCGGCTGCCGGGTCTTCCTGGTCCGCGCGCACGAACCGGCCGTCCAGCGGATCACCATCATCGACGCGCCGAGCGCGCTGGGCTGGGACGCGGTCCGGGCGGTCCGCGAGGACTGCCGGCACATGATGCGGATCGGGGTGAGCCGGGCGGTCCGCGCCGGCAGCATCGCGGACCGCCAGGTCGAGGCACTCGCCTCGCTGCTGCACGGCGCGCTGTGCGAGGGCGCCGTGGCGGTGGCCTGCGCCCCGGACCCGGCGGCCACCCTGGAGGCCGTCCTGGCCGAACTCGTCCGCCTGCTCGACGCGTTGGCCGCGACGCCCCGCGCGTAG
- a CDS encoding MFS transporter produces the protein MVNSTLAGNDTPPAPRPAALRRVVAASLIGTTIEWYDYFLYGSAAALVFGHVFFPKADPLTGTLLSFLTYAIGFAARPLGALVFGHFGDRIGRKKLLVLSLLLMGGATALIGCVPGYDSIGVAAPVILTFLRLVQGFALGGEWGGAVLLVSEHGDPERRGFWASWPQGGAPAGNLLAVGVLDLMTFVQSDEQFLAWGWRVPFLLSAVLVMVGLWIRLAVDESPVFQDALAKAEARKAEATRAAEAARAAEATRGAGQGKAEQPPLLAVLRHHWREVLVAMGARMAENISYYVLTTFVLAYCVGHLKLDKQTALNAVLIASAVQFALIPLFGALSDRVGRRPVYLAGAAGVGVWAWAFFGLLDTRSFPLILLAVTVGLVFHSAMYAPQAAFFSEMFATRMRYSGASIGAQFASVAAGAPAPLIATALLKDYGGSTPISVYVTLAAVVTLVAVLCARETRGRDLAALDADGTDPAAGTDGAAAAKAARV, from the coding sequence ATGGTCAACTCCACCCTCGCCGGGAACGACACGCCCCCCGCTCCCCGACCGGCGGCGCTGCGCCGGGTCGTGGCGGCCTCGCTGATCGGCACCACCATCGAGTGGTACGACTACTTCCTGTACGGCTCGGCCGCGGCCCTGGTCTTCGGGCACGTGTTCTTCCCGAAGGCCGACCCGCTGACCGGCACCCTGCTCTCCTTCCTCACCTACGCGATCGGCTTCGCCGCCCGCCCGCTCGGCGCCCTGGTGTTCGGCCACTTCGGCGACCGGATCGGCCGCAAGAAGCTGCTGGTGCTGAGCCTGCTGCTGATGGGCGGCGCGACCGCGCTGATCGGCTGCGTCCCGGGCTACGACAGCATCGGCGTCGCGGCGCCGGTCATCCTGACCTTCCTGCGCCTGGTGCAGGGCTTCGCGCTGGGCGGCGAGTGGGGCGGCGCGGTGCTGCTGGTCTCCGAGCACGGCGACCCGGAGCGGCGCGGCTTCTGGGCGTCCTGGCCGCAGGGCGGCGCCCCGGCCGGCAACCTGCTGGCGGTCGGCGTGCTCGACCTGATGACCTTCGTCCAGAGCGACGAGCAGTTCCTCGCCTGGGGCTGGCGCGTCCCGTTCCTGCTCTCCGCGGTGCTGGTGATGGTCGGCCTGTGGATCCGGCTCGCCGTCGACGAGTCCCCGGTCTTCCAGGACGCCCTCGCCAAGGCCGAGGCCCGCAAGGCGGAGGCGACCCGCGCGGCGGAGGCGGCCCGCGCGGCGGAGGCGACTCGCGGGGCGGGGCAGGGGAAGGCCGAGCAGCCGCCGCTGCTGGCCGTGCTGCGCCACCACTGGCGCGAGGTGCTGGTCGCGATGGGCGCCCGGATGGCCGAGAACATCTCGTACTACGTGCTGACCACCTTCGTGCTGGCGTACTGCGTGGGCCACCTCAAGCTCGACAAGCAGACCGCGCTGAACGCCGTACTGATCGCCTCCGCCGTGCAGTTCGCGCTGATCCCGCTGTTCGGCGCGCTCTCCGACCGGGTCGGCCGCCGGCCGGTCTACCTGGCCGGGGCCGCGGGCGTCGGGGTGTGGGCGTGGGCCTTCTTCGGGCTGCTGGACACCAGGTCGTTCCCGCTGATCCTGCTGGCGGTCACCGTCGGCCTGGTCTTCCACAGCGCGATGTACGCGCCGCAGGCCGCGTTCTTCTCCGAGATGTTCGCGACCCGGATGCGCTACTCCGGGGCCTCGATCGGCGCCCAGTTCGCCTCCGTCGCGGCCGGCGCGCCCGCGCCGCTGATCGCCACCGCGCTGCTGAAGGACTACGGCGGCTCCACTCCGATCTCGGTGTACGTCACCCTCGCCGCCGTCGTCACCCTGGTCGCCGTGCTCTGCGCCCGCGAGACCCGCGGCCGCGACCTCGCCGCCCTGGACGCGGACGGGACGGACCCGGCGGCCGGAACGGACGGAGCCGCCGCGGCGAAGGCGGCCCGCGTCTAG
- a CDS encoding cytochrome P450: protein MDLSLRRPVQRISAEDGDLHRQAERLRAVGPLVPVELPGGLAAWVVTSDVLGRELLVDRRFVKDVNTWHAWRRGEVPADWPLRPVVDTPRSLITVDGAEHRRLRAPLARALTPARVAALRGPVGAIVAGRLDALAAAARLSPDGTVDYRVLFAFPVPMEVLGLLLGIPAQWYGRLRVLFDDFFSEAVDVERKLAAVLGIRGLIAELIARRRSEPGDDLVGALLTAVADDPYTDEELIGTLLVLIGAGHETTVHLLVHGLRALLRHPEQRALLAARPGLWPAAVEELLRYDAPVATFFARYAAADVRIGDADVRVGDPLLLNYLAMGRDPGRYGDDAGAFDAARCPVGGHTSFGYGPHACPGAQLARLEAVSALPALFARFPGIRLAVPDDELERFPSLMLNGRVAVPVRLDGH, encoded by the coding sequence GTGGATCTGTCGCTGCGCCGTCCCGTCCAGCGGATCAGCGCGGAGGACGGCGACCTGCACCGCCAGGCGGAGCGCCTGCGGGCGGTGGGGCCGCTGGTGCCGGTCGAGTTGCCGGGCGGGCTCGCGGCCTGGGTGGTGACGTCCGACGTGCTGGGGCGGGAGTTGCTGGTGGACCGCCGTTTCGTGAAGGACGTGAACACTTGGCACGCCTGGCGGCGGGGCGAGGTGCCGGCCGACTGGCCGCTGCGGCCGGTGGTGGACACGCCCCGCAGCCTGATCACCGTCGACGGCGCCGAGCACCGGCGGCTCCGGGCGCCGCTCGCCCGCGCCCTGACGCCCGCGCGGGTGGCGGCGCTGCGCGGACCGGTCGGGGCGATCGTCGCGGGCCGCCTCGACGCGCTCGCCGCCGCGGCCCGGCTGTCCCCGGACGGGACGGTCGACTACCGCGTGCTGTTCGCCTTCCCGGTCCCGATGGAGGTGCTCGGCCTGCTGCTGGGCATCCCCGCCCAGTGGTACGGGAGGCTGCGGGTGCTGTTCGACGACTTCTTCAGTGAGGCCGTCGACGTGGAGCGCAAGCTCGCGGCGGTGCTCGGCATCCGCGGGCTGATCGCCGAGCTGATCGCCCGGCGCCGGAGCGAGCCGGGCGACGACCTGGTCGGCGCGCTGCTCACCGCCGTCGCGGACGACCCGTACACCGACGAGGAGTTGATCGGGACCCTGCTGGTCCTGATCGGTGCCGGCCACGAGACCACCGTGCACCTCCTGGTGCACGGCCTGCGGGCGCTGCTGCGCCACCCCGAGCAGCGCGCGCTGCTCGCCGCCCGGCCCGGGCTGTGGCCGGCCGCGGTGGAGGAACTGCTGCGCTACGACGCGCCCGTGGCCACGTTCTTCGCCCGGTACGCCGCCGCGGACGTGCGGATCGGGGACGCGGACGTGCGGGTCGGGGACCCGCTGCTGCTCAACTACCTGGCGATGGGCCGCGATCCGGGCCGGTACGGGGACGACGCCGGCGCGTTCGACGCGGCCCGCTGCCCGGTCGGGGGCCACACCAGTTTCGGGTACGGGCCGCACGCGTGCCCGGGCGCGCAGCTCGCCCGGCTGGAGGCGGTCAGCGCGCTGCCCGCCCTCTTCGCGCGTTTCCCCGGGATCCGGCTGGCCGTCCCCGACGACGAGCTGGAGCGCTTCCCGTCGCTGATGCTCAACGGGCGGGTCGCCGTCCCGGTCCGGCTCGACGGGCACTAG
- a CDS encoding FAD/NAD(P)-binding protein, protein MALIGAGPRALSVLERLCANERADPSAQPLTVHLIDPDPPGAGAVWRTDQSRHLLMNTVASQVSVFTDDSVRIDGPVEPGPSLYEWARSPFGVGAEDEADVLAEAAVLGPDDYPSRAFYGAYLRAVFGRLVERAPRHVTVRVHRSRAVGLDGEELQRVRLADGGTVDALDAVVLATGHVPAVPGPEEQRLADSAAALGLGYLPPGNPADADLGAVRPGEHVLLRGLGLNFFDHLTLLTEGRGGSYAREDGRLVYRASGKEPVLYASSRRGVPYQARGENQKGAYGRYFPRLLTAEHVDALRRRGTPLDFRRDLWPLIALEVESVYYGTLLDARGRPADREPFTELYLAAGAPERRAELLHAYGIDRADHWDWERLAQPCAGREFGDRAEFRSWLLGYLAEDLREARAGNVRGPLKAALDVLRDLRNEIRLAVDHGGLDGGSHRDDLEGWYTPLNGFLSIGPPAARIEQMIALIEAGVLELTGPGTTVSVDAERRAFVARSGRVPGPPVLATVLIEARLPEPDLRRTADPLLRSLLDAGGIAPYRTPGTCGHETGGLHVTARPYRVVDAEGRAHPRRFAYGVPTEGVHWVTAAGIRPGVDSVTLGDSDAIARAILALRPVEHRDADRIGASA, encoded by the coding sequence GTGGCCCTGATCGGCGCGGGCCCGCGCGCGCTGTCCGTGCTGGAGCGGCTCTGCGCCAACGAGCGGGCCGACCCGTCCGCGCAGCCGCTGACCGTGCACCTGATCGACCCCGACCCGCCGGGGGCGGGCGCGGTCTGGCGCACCGACCAGTCGCGGCACCTGCTGATGAACACGGTGGCCTCCCAGGTCAGCGTGTTCACCGACGACAGCGTGCGGATCGACGGCCCGGTCGAACCCGGGCCGAGCCTGTACGAGTGGGCCCGGTCGCCGTTCGGGGTCGGGGCCGAGGACGAGGCCGACGTGCTCGCCGAGGCAGCCGTGCTGGGGCCCGACGACTACCCCAGCCGGGCCTTCTACGGCGCCTACCTGCGGGCGGTGTTCGGGCGGCTGGTGGAGCGCGCGCCGCGGCACGTCACGGTCCGGGTGCACCGCTCCCGGGCCGTGGGCCTCGACGGGGAGGAGCTCCAGCGGGTCCGGCTGGCGGACGGCGGCACGGTCGACGCGCTGGACGCCGTGGTGCTGGCCACCGGGCACGTACCGGCCGTACCGGGCCCGGAGGAGCAGCGGCTGGCCGACTCGGCGGCGGCGCTCGGCCTCGGCTACCTGCCGCCGGGCAACCCGGCCGACGCCGACCTGGGCGCCGTGCGGCCGGGCGAGCACGTCCTGCTGCGCGGGCTCGGGCTGAACTTCTTCGACCACCTGACGCTGCTGACCGAGGGCCGGGGCGGCTCCTACGCCCGCGAGGACGGCCGACTGGTCTACCGCGCCTCCGGCAAGGAGCCGGTGCTGTACGCGAGTTCACGGCGCGGCGTGCCCTACCAGGCCCGCGGCGAGAACCAGAAGGGCGCCTACGGGCGGTACTTCCCCCGGCTGCTCACCGCCGAGCACGTCGACGCCCTCCGCCGGCGCGGCACCCCGCTCGACTTCCGCCGCGACCTGTGGCCGCTGATCGCCCTGGAGGTGGAGAGCGTGTACTACGGGACGCTGCTGGACGCCCGCGGCCGCCCGGCCGACCGGGAGCCGTTCACCGAGCTCTACCTGGCCGCCGGGGCACCGGAGCGGCGGGCCGAACTGCTGCACGCGTACGGCATCGACCGGGCGGACCACTGGGACTGGGAGCGGCTGGCCCAGCCGTGCGCGGGGCGGGAGTTCGGCGACCGGGCGGAGTTCCGGTCCTGGCTGCTGGGGTACCTGGCCGAGGACCTGCGGGAGGCCCGGGCCGGCAACGTCCGGGGCCCGCTGAAGGCCGCCCTGGACGTGCTGCGCGACCTGCGCAACGAGATCCGGCTCGCCGTCGACCACGGCGGCCTGGACGGCGGCTCGCACCGCGACGACCTGGAGGGCTGGTACACCCCGCTCAACGGCTTCCTGTCGATCGGCCCGCCGGCCGCCCGGATCGAGCAGATGATCGCGCTGATCGAGGCGGGCGTGCTCGAACTCACCGGCCCGGGAACCACGGTGAGCGTCGACGCCGAGCGGCGGGCGTTCGTCGCCCGCTCCGGCCGGGTGCCCGGGCCGCCGGTCCTGGCCACGGTGCTGATCGAGGCCCGGCTGCCCGAACCCGACCTGCGCCGGACCGCCGACCCGCTGCTGCGGAGCCTGCTGGACGCCGGCGGGATCGCCCCCTACCGGACGCCGGGGACCTGCGGCCACGAGACCGGCGGACTGCACGTCACCGCCCGCCCGTACCGGGTGGTCGACGCCGAAGGGCGGGCGCACCCGCGCCGGTTCGCCTACGGCGTGCCCACCGAGGGCGTGCACTGGGTCACCGCCGCCGGCATCCGCCCCGGGGTGGACTCGGTGACCCTGGGCGACTCGGACGCGATCGCCCGCGCGATACTTGCGCTCCGACCCGTGGAGCACCGGGACGCCGACAGGATAGGAGCCAGCGCGTGA
- the pcaB gene encoding 3-carboxy-cis,cis-muconate cycloisomerase, with protein sequence MTSENVASESTTPEAPPSEAPAEAEADTGLLSPVRAGTPVEAAVGDRAWLQAMLDAEAALARTQAGLGVVPGPAAEAITALARVENFDVRALALASRETANPVVGLVRALTALVAAEHPEAAEYVHSGSTSQDILDTGAMLVASRALRIIRADLGRVAESLAALAAAHRSTPMAGRTLALQAVPTTFGLKAAGWRQLVLDADHRLALVERTGLPVSLGGAAGTLAGYLENALAADPATGDDPAAYLERLVDAFAAETGLARPVLPWHALRTPLADLAAALAFTTGALGKIAIDVQTLTRTEIGEVGERPVAGRGASSAMPHKQNPVHSTLIRSAALQVPVIAAGLTQCLVTEDERSGGVWHAEWQLLREALRLTGGAAHTAVELAAGLQVRPDRMAANLALTGSQIVSERVSAVLVPLLGRAPARALATRAAGTAAATGRELADVLAELPELKGLFTPEALAALCRPEDYLGAAVPLVDRALRP encoded by the coding sequence GTGACATCCGAGAACGTGGCATCCGAGAGCACGACGCCGGAGGCCCCGCCGTCCGAGGCCCCGGCGGAGGCGGAGGCGGACACCGGGCTGCTCTCGCCGGTCCGGGCCGGCACCCCGGTCGAGGCCGCCGTCGGCGACCGCGCCTGGCTCCAGGCGATGCTGGACGCCGAGGCGGCGCTGGCCCGGACGCAGGCCGGACTCGGCGTGGTGCCGGGCCCGGCGGCCGAGGCGATCACCGCCCTCGCCCGGGTCGAGAACTTCGACGTCCGGGCGCTCGCCCTGGCTTCCCGGGAGACCGCCAACCCGGTGGTCGGCCTGGTCCGGGCGCTGACCGCGCTGGTGGCGGCCGAGCACCCGGAGGCGGCGGAGTACGTCCACTCCGGCTCGACCAGTCAGGACATCCTGGACACCGGGGCGATGCTGGTCGCCTCCCGCGCGCTGCGGATCATCCGGGCGGACCTGGGCCGGGTGGCCGAGTCGCTCGCCGCCCTGGCCGCGGCGCACCGCTCCACCCCGATGGCGGGGCGCACCCTCGCCCTCCAGGCCGTGCCGACCACTTTCGGCCTGAAGGCCGCCGGATGGCGGCAGTTGGTGCTGGACGCCGACCACCGGCTGGCGCTGGTCGAGCGGACCGGCCTGCCGGTCTCGCTGGGCGGCGCGGCCGGCACCCTGGCCGGGTACCTGGAGAACGCCCTCGCGGCCGACCCGGCGACCGGCGACGACCCGGCCGCCTACCTGGAGCGCCTGGTCGACGCCTTCGCCGCCGAGACCGGCCTGGCCCGGCCGGTCCTGCCCTGGCACGCGCTGCGGACCCCGCTCGCCGACCTGGCCGCCGCGCTCGCCTTCACCACCGGGGCGCTCGGGAAGATCGCGATCGACGTGCAGACCCTGACCCGGACCGAGATCGGCGAGGTCGGCGAGCGGCCGGTGGCCGGACGCGGCGCCTCCTCGGCCATGCCGCACAAGCAGAACCCGGTGCACTCGACGCTGATCCGCAGCGCCGCGCTCCAGGTACCGGTCATCGCGGCGGGCCTGACCCAGTGCCTGGTCACCGAGGACGAGCGCTCCGGCGGCGTCTGGCACGCCGAGTGGCAACTGCTGCGCGAGGCGCTCCGGCTGACCGGCGGCGCCGCGCACACCGCGGTGGAACTCGCCGCCGGCCTCCAGGTGCGGCCCGACCGGATGGCGGCCAACCTCGCCCTGACCGGCAGCCAGATCGTCTCCGAACGCGTCTCCGCCGTCCTCGTCCCCCTGCTCGGCCGGGCCCCGGCCCGCGCCCTCGCCACCCGGGCCGCCGGGACCGCCGCCGCCACCGGCCGGGAGCTCGCCGACGTGCTCGCCGAACTCCCCGAGCTGAAGGGACTGTTCACCCCCGAGGCGCTGGCGGCGCTCTGCCGCCCCGAGGACTACCTCGGCGCGGCCGTCCCGCTGGTCGACCGGGCCCTCCGGCCCTGA
- a CDS encoding serine/threonine-protein kinase — protein sequence MSVTAESIHGTALFADRYRVEGTLGRGSAAEVLRAVDLRLGREVALKVLRCGAPEDFARRFTAEARTLARLRHPGVVEVYDHGSADDRPYLVLELVDGPTLADVLRTSPLSVSATLRLGRELAGTLAFVHEQGVVHRDVKPSNVLIDASGSPRLTDFGIARHPLDECTQDAEATRTGFVVGTPAYLAPEQVRGEGARPPVDVYALGLLLIECLTGQRAYPGGPMEATLARLLHSPAIPPGAPAPLARALRAMTRTDPAARPSAAACADLLDPRTPEPPASRSEAPAGRSVARRKRVALSAGTVGLLLAAGAGSMAFGTERPAAPPAPRPAVTSTPAPAPTPSAPPAAPPAAAPVQAPVQAPSASAAGGSAPARSVPQDTAGPGSGPAEAPRAGDGKKKGERGEKDGRTPGKGPKR from the coding sequence ATGAGCGTGACAGCAGAGAGCATCCACGGCACGGCCCTGTTCGCCGACCGGTACCGGGTCGAGGGCACCCTGGGGCGAGGGAGCGCCGCCGAAGTGCTGCGCGCCGTCGACCTGCGCCTGGGCCGGGAGGTCGCGCTGAAGGTGCTGCGCTGCGGCGCCCCCGAGGACTTCGCCCGCCGGTTCACCGCCGAGGCGCGGACGCTGGCCCGGCTCCGGCACCCCGGCGTGGTCGAGGTCTACGACCACGGGAGCGCCGATGACCGCCCCTACCTCGTCCTGGAGCTCGTGGACGGACCGACGCTGGCCGACGTGCTGCGCACGTCACCGCTGTCCGTCTCCGCCACGCTCCGGCTGGGCCGGGAACTCGCCGGCACCCTCGCGTTCGTCCACGAACAGGGCGTCGTCCACCGCGACGTCAAACCGTCCAACGTGCTGATCGACGCCTCGGGCAGCCCCCGCCTCACGGACTTCGGCATCGCCCGCCACCCCCTCGACGAGTGCACGCAGGACGCCGAGGCGACCCGGACGGGCTTCGTCGTCGGCACCCCCGCCTACCTGGCGCCGGAGCAGGTCCGCGGCGAGGGCGCCCGCCCGCCCGTCGACGTCTACGCGCTGGGCCTGCTGCTGATCGAGTGCCTCACCGGACAGCGCGCCTACCCCGGCGGCCCGATGGAAGCGACGCTGGCCCGCCTGCTGCACTCTCCCGCCATCCCGCCGGGCGCGCCCGCGCCGCTCGCCCGGGCCCTGCGCGCGATGACCCGGACGGACCCCGCCGCCCGCCCCTCCGCCGCCGCGTGCGCGGACCTGCTCGACCCGCGGACGCCGGAGCCCCCGGCCTCCCGATCCGAGGCCCCGGCGGGCCGGAGCGTCGCCCGTCGCAAGCGCGTGGCGCTGTCCGCGGGAACGGTCGGGCTGCTGCTCGCGGCCGGAGCCGGAAGCATGGCCTTCGGCACCGAACGCCCTGCGGCCCCGCCCGCGCCACGACCCGCGGTCACCTCCACCCCCGCCCCGGCGCCCACGCCCTCCGCCCCGCCGGCCGCCCCGCCCGCCGCCGCGCCGGTGCAGGCGCCGGTGCAGGCGCCGTCGGCGAGCGCCGCCGGCGGCAGCGCGCCCGCCCGGTCGGTCCCGCAGGACACGGCCGGGCCCGGTTCCGGCCCGGCGGAAGCCCCCCGGGCCGGCGACGGGAAGAAAAAGGGGGAGCGGGGCGAGAAGGACGGGAGAACGCCCGGGAAGGGGCCGAAGCGCTGA
- a CDS encoding PP2C family protein-serine/threonine phosphatase, whose product MTLPLTAVSGRAEEEQTYRILLVEDDDADALLVEELLYDTGLSFELTVEPTVAGARAVLAERQIDCILLDLHLPDAAGTAAVTAVRDLAPHNAVIVLTGLAESRAGAEAMAAGAQDYLVKGKVEAELLRRTLRYAVYRSRTEHAAIQAQASRLRAEENARLERGLLPPPMLGTSTVTVTSRYIPGAPTALLGGDFLDVVEGDDGLLHAVVGDVSGHGPDAAALGVLLRIAWRSLVLGGHRDGDLLNLMERVLVAERDDASLFATCTLLTLQQESGTATLHLAGHHEPLMTTDRGTRPVSAAPGIALGIMPGLCHWPPTVVPLPASGALTLYTDGLVEGYDGDTGRRLGTDGLLSLIAASAASDTSDPAGPAARIDRIIEQAQALNAGRHTDDLAVLHLAWGRR is encoded by the coding sequence GTGACCCTCCCCCTCACCGCCGTGTCCGGGCGCGCGGAAGAAGAACAGACCTACCGCATCCTGCTCGTCGAGGACGACGACGCGGACGCCCTCCTGGTCGAGGAACTGCTCTACGACACCGGGCTGAGCTTCGAACTCACCGTCGAACCCACCGTCGCCGGCGCCAGAGCCGTCCTGGCCGAACGGCAGATCGACTGCATCCTGCTCGACCTGCACCTGCCCGACGCGGCCGGCACCGCGGCCGTCACGGCGGTGCGCGACCTCGCACCGCACAACGCCGTCATCGTCCTGACCGGACTCGCGGAGAGCCGGGCCGGCGCCGAGGCGATGGCCGCCGGAGCCCAGGACTACCTGGTCAAGGGCAAGGTCGAAGCCGAACTGCTGCGCCGCACCCTGCGCTACGCCGTCTACCGCAGCCGGACGGAGCACGCCGCCATCCAGGCCCAGGCCAGCCGCCTGCGCGCGGAGGAGAACGCCCGCCTGGAACGCGGCCTGCTCCCGCCCCCCATGCTCGGCACCTCGACCGTCACGGTGACCAGCCGCTACATACCCGGTGCCCCGACGGCGCTGCTCGGCGGCGACTTCCTCGACGTCGTCGAGGGCGATGACGGCCTCCTGCACGCCGTCGTCGGCGACGTCAGCGGCCACGGACCCGACGCCGCCGCCCTCGGCGTCCTGCTGCGGATCGCCTGGCGCTCGCTCGTCCTCGGCGGTCACCGGGACGGCGACCTGCTGAACCTGATGGAACGCGTCCTGGTCGCCGAACGCGACGACGCCTCGCTCTTCGCCACCTGCACCCTGCTCACCCTCCAGCAGGAGAGCGGCACCGCCACGCTCCACCTCGCCGGGCACCACGAGCCCCTGATGACCACCGACCGGGGGACCCGGCCGGTCAGTGCCGCCCCCGGCATCGCCCTGGGCATCATGCCGGGCCTGTGCCACTGGCCCCCCACGGTCGTCCCGCTCCCCGCCAGCGGCGCCCTGACCCTCTACACCGACGGACTGGTCGAGGGCTACGACGGCGACACCGGCCGACGGCTCGGCACTGACGGGCTGCTCTCCCTGATCGCCGCCTCCGCTGCCTCCGACACCTCCGACCCGGCCGGACCCGCCGCCCGGATCGACCGGATCATCGAGCAGGCCCAAGCCCTCAACGCGGGCCGCCACACCGACGACCTCGCCGTCCTGCACCTCGCCTGGGGACGCAGGTAG